GTCCGTGTGCCCGATCGCCGCGATGACGCCGTGTTCGGCGAGGAGGCGTACGGAGTCGAGGCCGCCCGGCAGCTCGGTGGCGAGGGTGACCATCGTGGCGTGCCCGCGCGCCGCGTCGATCAGCTTGCGGACCTCCGCCGGGTCCGGGTCGCGCAGCAGCTCCTCGGAGTGCGCGCCCTTGCGGCACGGGGAGATGAACGGGCCCTCGAAGTGGATGCCGGCGATGTCGCCCTGCTCGGCCAGTTCGGAGAGGAGCCCGGCTCGCTGGGCCAGGAAGTCCATGTCGCCGGTCACCGTGGAGGCGACGAGGGTGGTGGTGCCGTGGAGGCGGTGGGTGTGGATGCCGGTGACTACGTCGTCCGCCGTGCCTGACGTGAACGAGGCTCCGCCGCCGCCGTGGTTGTGGATGTCTACGAAGCCTGGCAGGAGCCAGTGGCCGGATACGTCGATCAGGTGGGCGTTCTCTGGGGCTGTGCCGGCGATGCGGGGGCCGTCGACGATCACTTGGGCGTCTTTGAGGGTTCCCGTGGGCATGACCACGTTGGCGCCGGAGAGGATCAGGGGCACTTTGCCTGTTGCGGGCTGCGGGTTCGCTGTGGCTGGTCGCGCAGTTCCCCGCGCCCCTGGGTGGGCTGCCATCAGGGAGATACCTCCGTACGGTCGGTTTTGTCGAGGAGATCCCAGGCCAGGAGCCCGGCGCCCAGGCATCCCGCCGTATCGCCCAGGGCCGCGGGGACGATCTCCGGCAGCTTCTGGAAAGTCACCCGCCGCCGGACGGCGTCCCGCAGTGGTGTGAACAACGTTTCCCCCGCCTCAGCGAGGCCGCCGCCGATGATCAACATCCGGGGGTCCAGCAGGGTGAGGGCGGTGACCAGACCGTCGGCGAGTGCGTCCACGGCCTCCTGCCACACCCGTACGGCGTTCGGGTCACCGGACGCGACGGCCTTCGCGCAGTCCGCCGCGTCCGCCTCCGGGTCCCCGCAGGCAGCGGCCCATGCCTTGCTCACCGCCGCCGCGGAGGCGAACCGCTCCAGACAGCCGTGCTGCCCGCACGGACAGGCGGGCCCGCCGGGCCGTACGACGATGTGGCCGATCTCGCCCGCGAAGCCGTGCGCACCCGCCTCCACCCGGCCGTCGATGCCGATGGCGCCGGCGATCCCGGTGCCGAGCGGCACGAAGAGGAAACGGTCGGTGCCCCTGCCCGCGCCGATCCGGCCCTCCGCGAGACCGCCGGTGCGCACGTCGTGGCCGAGGGCGACGGGGATGCCGCCGAGCCGTTCGGTGAGCAGCTGCCGCAGGGGTACGTCCCGCCAGGCCAGGTTGGCCGCGTAGGTGGCGATGCCCCGTTCCTCGTCGACGATCCCGGGGACGGCGACGCCGACGGCGGCCGCGGGCTCGCCGAAGTGCTGTTCGCCGTACGCGCGCAGCTCGGCGGCGAAGTCGAGGATGCCCTCGACGACCGCGTCCGGCCCGCGCTCGCGCCCGGTCGGGCGGCGGGCCTGATGGAGGAGCACGGGGGTTCTGGGGGGCGCCCCCCGGGAAGGCACACTGCTCGCCCCTGCCAGAGCGGCCTTCATCCCGGTGCCGCCCACATCGAGGGCGATGACATGTCTCACGGGGACAGTGTGTCTTGCGCACCCGCGAGAGGTCTAGTCCACTTACGTGGTGTAGACCTTATGGGGGTAATATGTATGACGTTTCGAAAGTTTCGAACATGGGTGTGGGGCGGTTTTGCGTGCAGCGGCGTAGGCGTACGAGGCGTACCTGGCGTACGGGGACGATCGCGGCGGTGTCCGCGCTGGGCCTGACGGCGGTTCTGGGCGGCTGTGGGCTGACCGGTGGTTCGGACGAGGTGACGCTGAAGCTGGTCGCCGCGGACTACGGGG
Above is a window of Streptomyces sp. DT2A-34 DNA encoding:
- a CDS encoding ROK family protein, with product MRHVIALDVGGTGMKAALAGASSVPSRGAPPRTPVLLHQARRPTGRERGPDAVVEGILDFAAELRAYGEQHFGEPAAAVGVAVPGIVDEERGIATYAANLAWRDVPLRQLLTERLGGIPVALGHDVRTGGLAEGRIGAGRGTDRFLFVPLGTGIAGAIGIDGRVEAGAHGFAGEIGHIVVRPGGPACPCGQHGCLERFASAAAVSKAWAAACGDPEADAADCAKAVASGDPNAVRVWQEAVDALADGLVTALTLLDPRMLIIGGGLAEAGETLFTPLRDAVRRRVTFQKLPEIVPAALGDTAGCLGAGLLAWDLLDKTDRTEVSP